In Nitrospirota bacterium, a single genomic region encodes these proteins:
- a CDS encoding helicase-related protein, giving the protein MTSVYLRGSRWCVRSNAVLGDRILLRLEDPASGETIEALCPPDEFEPLIEPEPTLDRRSLTPFSHWLTLHHALTLQSPPPGQYAAFVAARISPEPYQFAPLARLLAGPRRGLLIADDVGLGKTVEAGICLLELIARGIGKRILLVVPPGLIPQWLDEMWDKFGLEFQPIENSAALDRAQTAVSEGVQPWAYFDRVITSTEYLKRRDVHAAALAHPWDVIVVDEAHYLAESGTPANPYSTARTRLGPNLRNASRTLLLLTATPHNGYRHSFRSLLELVEPAEATLHGRTEDVQRRIARTMIRRLKPQIVKTTSDGRVVPAFPVRHPVGRIEVRNLTDEERDMFRLVTEYCAKTIKSAEGSEEADLVSFAMQIVKKRMLSSRAALKQTVANRLKALAARQHEDPPKPSELRELQSDLPLAESQAERTALRVLRTALSRDARRRNAEKRQLKTIENLLDRVASRPDPKIVALIADLERDVLPVPGEKAIVFTEYRDTLAALQEAFDAHPLLQNAYAVLVGDLSARQRRQRIARFREPGCRVLLATDAASEGLNLQERCCRLYHVELPWNPNRLEQRNGRIDRHGQTRAPIIRYLFYPDSPEDRVLDRLVQRIAAMHDDRVSTPDILGILEGSRLEELLGSIASAEDGARKGDTLMRLFETKQHEFSTQLAPLLLGQAPDEPTLPCADTVSADPLIEDDLAFERVIREVLRPHLRPSTIPDTWRIDVPRHLQGPGVAPRYDCATFRRSVAVRYPADQVEFVHRLHPLAQAIAEHAWQELTLEPTRNHFAARIAVRRHPIATTPLALFTFHERQSHPKGAVFGIAITAAGEVLDQTIARTLLDDREDTPAGEVPWNDCEQVFAHNFAALQGQATEEARRYIRQVVAREQTKRAHLAQVLREEAEKYRTDRLAEILEQEQEERAGARAQTELFRHAATNWQARRAAVETHYRQRLEEITRFATVPEPAEPQALGVLLVFPRV; this is encoded by the coding sequence ATGACATCCGTCTATCTTCGTGGTTCCAGATGGTGTGTGCGCAGCAATGCCGTTCTTGGTGACCGTATCTTGCTCCGATTAGAAGATCCTGCGAGCGGAGAGACCATCGAAGCACTGTGCCCACCGGACGAGTTTGAACCACTTATTGAGCCAGAGCCGACGCTCGATCGCCGCTCCCTCACCCCGTTCAGTCACTGGCTGACGCTTCATCACGCGCTCACCCTCCAATCTCCACCCCCAGGGCAGTATGCGGCGTTTGTTGCCGCACGGATTTCACCGGAGCCCTATCAGTTCGCGCCGCTTGCGCGGCTGCTCGCCGGACCACGGCGCGGTTTGCTGATCGCTGACGATGTCGGCCTCGGCAAGACCGTCGAAGCGGGGATTTGCCTGCTGGAACTGATCGCCCGTGGGATCGGCAAACGGATTCTCCTCGTGGTCCCTCCCGGGCTGATTCCCCAGTGGCTGGACGAAATGTGGGACAAATTCGGGTTGGAGTTCCAACCCATCGAGAACTCGGCGGCGCTCGACCGTGCCCAAACCGCAGTGTCGGAGGGCGTGCAGCCTTGGGCCTATTTCGACCGTGTCATCACCTCGACCGAATATCTGAAGCGCCGCGATGTGCATGCAGCGGCGCTGGCCCATCCGTGGGATGTCATTGTAGTGGACGAGGCACATTACCTTGCGGAATCCGGCACCCCCGCGAATCCCTATTCGACGGCGCGCACCCGTCTGGGTCCCAACCTGCGAAACGCCTCGCGCACGCTGCTCCTGCTCACGGCCACTCCCCACAACGGGTATCGACACAGCTTCCGCTCGCTCTTGGAACTCGTCGAGCCCGCCGAAGCCACCCTCCACGGTCGCACCGAGGACGTGCAGCGGCGTATCGCACGCACGATGATCCGTCGTCTCAAGCCGCAAATCGTCAAAACGACCTCGGATGGCAGGGTCGTGCCCGCCTTCCCGGTGCGCCACCCTGTGGGCCGAATCGAGGTGAGAAATCTCACTGACGAGGAACGCGACATGTTCCGCCTCGTGACGGAGTACTGTGCGAAAACGATCAAATCCGCCGAGGGCTCAGAGGAAGCCGACCTTGTATCGTTCGCGATGCAGATTGTGAAGAAACGCATGCTGTCAAGTCGTGCCGCGCTGAAACAGACGGTGGCAAACCGGCTGAAGGCCCTTGCAGCAAGACAACACGAAGACCCGCCCAAGCCTTCGGAGCTGCGCGAACTCCAGAGCGATCTACCCCTGGCGGAGAGCCAGGCCGAGCGCACGGCCCTGCGTGTTCTGCGGACAGCGCTCTCGCGCGATGCGCGTCGGCGCAACGCGGAGAAACGGCAACTCAAGACTATTGAGAACCTGCTCGATCGTGTCGCTAGCCGACCGGATCCCAAGATCGTGGCGCTCATCGCCGACCTCGAACGCGACGTGCTCCCTGTTCCAGGCGAAAAGGCCATCGTGTTTACCGAGTACCGTGACACACTTGCCGCATTGCAGGAGGCGTTCGACGCTCATCCTCTGCTGCAAAATGCCTACGCAGTCCTGGTCGGCGATCTCAGTGCTCGTCAGCGCAGGCAACGCATCGCCCGCTTTCGTGAACCGGGCTGTCGGGTCTTGCTGGCCACTGATGCCGCAAGCGAAGGCCTGAATCTGCAGGAGCGCTGCTGCCGTCTCTACCATGTCGAGCTTCCGTGGAATCCCAACCGCCTGGAGCAGAGGAATGGTCGCATCGATCGCCACGGCCAGACCAGAGCGCCGATCATTCGCTATCTCTTCTACCCCGACTCGCCCGAAGACCGAGTGCTCGACCGGCTGGTCCAGCGCATCGCGGCCATGCACGACGATCGCGTCTCCACGCCCGACATTCTGGGCATTCTCGAAGGCAGCCGTCTCGAGGAGCTGCTCGGGAGCATCGCCTCGGCCGAAGACGGCGCACGCAAGGGGGATACCCTGATGCGCCTCTTCGAAACCAAGCAGCACGAATTCAGCACCCAGCTCGCACCGCTCCTGCTGGGACAGGCGCCGGACGAGCCCACGCTGCCCTGTGCCGATACGGTGTCGGCCGATCCCTTGATCGAAGACGACCTCGCCTTCGAACGGGTGATACGCGAGGTGCTTCGCCCCCATCTCCGGCCCAGCACGATCCCTGACACCTGGAGGATTGACGTCCCGCGCCACTTGCAAGGACCGGGTGTGGCGCCCCGCTACGACTGCGCCACCTTCCGGCGTTCCGTCGCCGTGCGATATCCCGCCGATCAAGTCGAGTTCGTCCATCGGTTGCATCCGCTGGCGCAGGCTATCGCTGAGCACGCTTGGCAGGAGCTGACCCTCGAACCCACGCGTAACCACTTCGCCGCGCGGATCGCGGTCCGCCGCCATCCCATCGCCACCACGCCGCTGGCCCTGTTCACCTTTCACGAACGCCAGAGCCATCCGAAGGGAGCGGTCTTCGGCATCGCGATCACGGCAGCAGGCGAGGTGCTCGACCAGACCATTGCGCGAACATTGCTTGACGATCGGGAGGACACGCCGGCCGGCGAAGTACCCTGGAACGACTGCGAGCAAGTCTTCGCGCACAACTTTGCGGCCTTGCAAGGACAAGCCACGGAGGAGGCGCGCCGCTATATCCGCCAGGTGGTGGCTCGGGAACAGACTAAGCGAGCCCACCTCGCACAAGTGCTCCGGGAAGAAGCCGAGAAGTATCGAACGGACCGGTTGGCCGAAATTCTCGAGCAGGAACAGGAGGAGCGAGCTGGTGCGCGAGCGCAGACGGAGCTGTTCCGCCACGCAGCGACGAACTGGCAGGCCAGGCGCGCAGCGGTGGAAACGCATTATCGGCAACGACTCGAAGAAATCACCCGCTTCGCCACTGTGCCCGAGCCGGCCGAGCCGCAGGCGCTTGGCGTGCTGCTTGTATTTCCCCGGGTCTGA
- a CDS encoding N-6 DNA methylase — protein MALVSIHNRRGFFSDYWLGTLSAGCGRDSTRLTPSQARKLLDRLRRLVEAVNGWEAPEITRFRERFARPLLEEVLGFALRENNEEPRLRPLAAGQGTEAVVVATVYLLPEHEQLDESRTRRALEEALGRWRADYGFVLTPEVLRLIRRPGLGARGAALDVHLATLVEQEDVDSLQVLHRLLSAPNFLCGADGTRPIDRLEAESRRHSATVSDDLKQAVFEAAERIVGGFLTDVRTRPAAFTAQPSLPDLRDAGFLALYRLLFILYAEARDERLSQHQFYQKHYSLDSMITRVLRAPIEALPANRYGLWAQLLALFRIFNEGIAPHLPELDNMPPRGGHLFSEETPEGRLLRRLRLDDRATAHVLLALATTTPRRGVGRERVSFRELDIEQLGNVYQGLLEYEPAEATDTMIECRVQGRDFVLAPAEVVRLVETKSLTVKGDAAIVEGTEAARLHPDMASEDEESASEDGEEGEEEATEDEDEDREEEAEKGVKRGAVLKLLRRLEAGDFFFKPGSARKASGSYYTPTPIVDYLVREALTPLVTGKTAADIEQLRVIDLACGSAHFLVGAARFLGRYLFEAYCREGHGDPPPAFYPDRRLSGEVRRRWEEEGPAWCKRRIVEHCLYGVDLNPAAVQLAQVALWIESLAGDRPLSFFAHHIRCGNSLLGSSLANFAQPPHPKLGKASDRRTLGLFESELKRRLAEALAERTLIDAPLPPEVRADTPEEFAYKEDRLRRADAATQTARLLLDLRSAAAFIPEIWAAFPILMSSADLEADARTFPWWAEFQRVRERERFFHWELEFPEVFASASSLPRPAGEDKGGGGGFDCVLGNPPWEKVLPDRKEFYGRADVLIRAYTGGELDVRIRELHGAQPTLESEFEKYSERLKTLAQCLKAGGDFHYAEWEINGRTTGGHQDLFKFFVERATQVLKPGGRLGYLVPSAIYNNEGCTGLRYLLLDAMTIERFYGFENRKKIFNIHSSYKFVCLVAEKRAAAPGDSEFLATFMRHDLDELDSGPPSGVAVLIRRLEIERLSPGTLALLEYRGERDRELVLKMYGLLPGQTPRPLLGDQGPGAWNVRFYTEFNMTNDRDLWTRPDGRLYTPREVCGLDWPANRSIPFADVRAAMAEKGFWPLYEGKQIEQFIVDLKPVERWVSLEAVEKKYGKPPSPGPKLVFREVARNTDMRTCIAAILPAKSCANHKLFISNFDDFSLEVACSVLNSIAFDFLLRFRVSSTVSLSHVSRVAVPPLADCRSIPAIATPSADGGTDWTSDPAYFEAVWQANRAVAQAYGLTADDLAYILSTFPVFARKRPAFYAYLQQRVTEWNQETGAVEQQKYSIPESETSLPRAAENTGHYGRDRSSKG, from the coding sequence ATGGCTCTGGTTTCGATCCACAATCGGCGAGGATTCTTCTCCGACTACTGGCTCGGCACACTGTCGGCCGGCTGTGGGCGGGACAGTACGCGACTCACCCCGTCACAAGCGCGAAAACTCCTGGATCGCCTGCGCCGGTTGGTGGAAGCGGTCAATGGCTGGGAGGCACCGGAGATCACACGCTTCCGCGAGCGCTTCGCCAGGCCCCTGCTCGAAGAGGTCTTGGGCTTTGCCCTGAGAGAGAACAACGAGGAGCCTCGCCTGCGGCCGCTCGCTGCCGGTCAGGGAACGGAAGCGGTGGTCGTTGCGACGGTCTATCTCCTTCCCGAGCACGAACAGCTCGACGAATCACGAACTCGGCGCGCCCTTGAAGAGGCGCTCGGGCGGTGGCGAGCAGACTATGGCTTCGTGCTCACGCCGGAGGTGTTACGACTGATCCGCCGTCCCGGCCTGGGCGCGCGCGGGGCAGCTCTGGACGTACACTTGGCTACGTTGGTCGAGCAGGAAGACGTGGACTCGCTCCAGGTCCTGCACCGCCTCCTGTCCGCGCCGAATTTCCTATGCGGCGCGGACGGCACGCGACCGATCGATCGGCTCGAAGCCGAGAGCCGTCGCCACAGCGCCACAGTCTCCGATGACCTGAAACAGGCTGTCTTCGAGGCGGCCGAGCGGATCGTCGGTGGCTTTCTCACCGATGTGCGCACGAGGCCCGCGGCGTTCACCGCTCAGCCCTCGCTGCCGGATCTCCGGGATGCCGGGTTTCTGGCGCTTTACCGGTTGCTCTTCATCCTCTATGCCGAAGCGCGCGACGAGCGACTGTCCCAGCACCAGTTCTATCAAAAACACTATTCGCTCGACAGCATGATCACGCGGGTACTGCGCGCGCCGATTGAGGCGCTTCCCGCCAACCGGTACGGCCTCTGGGCGCAACTCCTCGCCCTCTTTCGCATCTTCAACGAAGGCATTGCGCCGCACCTCCCGGAGTTGGACAACATGCCGCCACGCGGCGGCCACCTCTTCAGCGAGGAGACCCCAGAAGGCCGTCTGTTGCGACGATTGAGGCTCGACGATCGCGCGACTGCTCACGTCCTGCTCGCCCTCGCGACCACTACCCCGCGACGAGGCGTGGGACGTGAGCGGGTCTCGTTCCGCGAACTCGACATCGAACAACTCGGCAACGTATACCAGGGGCTTCTGGAATATGAGCCGGCCGAGGCTACCGACACGATGATCGAGTGCCGGGTCCAAGGTCGGGATTTTGTTCTGGCCCCGGCCGAAGTGGTCCGGCTCGTCGAGACGAAATCGCTCACAGTCAAGGGTGACGCGGCGATCGTGGAGGGCACGGAGGCCGCACGGCTGCACCCGGACATGGCGTCGGAGGATGAGGAGAGTGCGAGTGAGGACGGCGAGGAAGGCGAAGAGGAAGCCACCGAGGATGAAGACGAAGACCGCGAGGAAGAAGCCGAGAAAGGCGTCAAACGCGGCGCGGTTCTCAAGCTTCTGCGCCGCCTCGAAGCCGGGGACTTCTTCTTCAAGCCAGGCTCGGCCCGCAAGGCGAGCGGATCGTACTATACACCCACGCCGATCGTGGACTATCTCGTCCGCGAAGCCCTCACGCCCCTGGTAACCGGGAAGACGGCGGCGGACATCGAGCAGCTCCGAGTGATCGATCTCGCCTGCGGCTCGGCACACTTCCTGGTCGGAGCGGCCCGGTTTCTCGGTCGATATCTCTTCGAGGCCTATTGTCGCGAGGGCCACGGCGATCCCCCTCCGGCCTTCTATCCGGACCGGAGGCTCTCGGGCGAGGTGCGCCGGCGGTGGGAAGAGGAAGGCCCGGCCTGGTGCAAGCGACGCATCGTCGAGCATTGCCTCTATGGCGTGGATCTCAATCCCGCCGCGGTGCAACTGGCGCAAGTGGCGCTCTGGATCGAGTCGCTCGCCGGAGACCGGCCGCTCTCGTTCTTCGCCCACCACATCCGCTGCGGAAACTCTCTGCTCGGCAGCTCCCTGGCGAACTTTGCCCAGCCCCCGCATCCCAAGCTGGGCAAGGCCTCCGACCGGCGCACGTTGGGGCTCTTTGAATCGGAACTGAAACGGCGACTCGCCGAAGCGTTGGCAGAGCGCACACTGATCGATGCCCCGCTTCCGCCGGAGGTCAGGGCGGACACGCCGGAGGAGTTCGCCTACAAGGAAGATCGGCTGCGGCGAGCCGACGCAGCGACACAGACGGCGCGGTTGCTGCTCGATCTCCGCTCGGCAGCGGCCTTCATCCCGGAGATTTGGGCAGCATTCCCCATCCTCATGTCGTCAGCCGACCTGGAGGCCGACGCCCGAACGTTCCCCTGGTGGGCGGAGTTCCAGCGGGTCCGCGAGCGCGAGCGCTTTTTCCATTGGGAACTGGAGTTCCCCGAGGTGTTTGCCTCAGCCTCATCCCTCCCTCGCCCAGCGGGGGAGGATAAGGGTGGGGGTGGAGGCTTCGACTGCGTGCTGGGCAACCCGCCGTGGGAGAAGGTCCTGCCGGATCGGAAAGAGTTCTACGGCCGGGCCGATGTGCTCATCCGGGCTTACACCGGTGGCGAACTCGATGTCCGGATTCGCGAGTTGCACGGCGCGCAGCCTACGCTCGAGAGCGAATTCGAGAAGTATAGCGAGAGATTGAAAACGCTTGCACAGTGTTTGAAGGCAGGCGGTGACTTCCACTATGCAGAATGGGAAATTAACGGACGTACTACTGGGGGGCACCAGGACCTTTTCAAGTTCTTCGTCGAACGGGCCACGCAGGTGCTCAAGCCCGGCGGGAGGCTCGGGTATCTCGTGCCGAGCGCGATCTACAACAACGAAGGCTGCACGGGGTTGCGGTATCTTCTGCTCGACGCGATGACGATCGAGCGGTTCTATGGGTTTGAGAACCGGAAAAAGATTTTCAACATTCACTCCAGCTACAAGTTTGTCTGCCTGGTGGCGGAGAAGCGCGCGGCAGCCCCTGGGGACAGCGAATTTCTCGCCACCTTCATGCGCCACGATCTGGACGAACTCGATTCCGGCCCGCCGTCGGGCGTGGCAGTGCTCATCCGCCGTTTGGAGATCGAGCGGCTTTCCCCCGGCACCCTCGCCTTGCTGGAATACCGCGGCGAGCGCGACCGGGAGCTGGTGCTCAAGATGTACGGCCTGCTCCCCGGGCAAACGCCCCGCCCCCTCCTCGGCGACCAGGGCCCCGGCGCCTGGAACGTGCGGTTCTACACCGAGTTTAATATGACCAACGACCGAGACCTGTGGACGAGGCCGGATGGAAGACTGTACACGCCGCGTGAAGTCTGCGGCCTCGACTGGCCGGCGAATCGGTCCATCCCCTTTGCCGACGTACGGGCGGCCATGGCCGAGAAGGGTTTCTGGCCGCTCTACGAAGGCAAGCAGATTGAGCAGTTCATCGTGGACTTGAAGCCCGTTGAGCGATGGGTCAGCCTCGAAGCGGTGGAGAAGAAATACGGCAAGCCGCCGAGCCCTGGCCCCAAGCTCGTCTTCCGGGAAGTCGCCCGTAACACCGACATGCGCACCTGCATTGCCGCTATTCTCCCGGCAAAATCGTGCGCTAATCACAAGCTTTTTATCAGCAATTTCGATGATTTTTCATTGGAAGTTGCATGCTCCGTACTGAATTCCATCGCCTTCGATTTTTTGCTGAGGTTTCGTGTAAGTTCTACCGTCAGCTTATCCCATGTTTCCCGCGTCGCGGTTCCACCGCTCGCCGACTGCCGGTCAATCCCCGCAATCGCCACCCCTTCCGCCGACGGCGGCACTGACTGGACCAGCGATCCCGCGTACTTCGAGGCTGTCTGGCAGGCCAATAGGGCCGTCGCCCAAGCCTATGGCCTCACCGCTGACGACCTCGCCTACATCCTCTCCACCTTTCCCGTCTTCGCCCGCAAACGCCCGGCGTTTTACGCGTATCTTCAGCAACGCGTGACGGAATGGAACCAGGAAACGGGCGCCGTCGAACAACAGAAATATTCGATCCCGGAATCGGAGACATCGCTCCCGCGAGCGGCCGAAAACACGGGTCACTATGGAAGGGATCGCAGTTCCAAAGGTTGA